The Streptomyces pactum genome contains a region encoding:
- a CDS encoding anti-sigma factor, with amino-acid sequence MSLFGRLPRRGDLHSLAAPYALDALEGAERVRFERHLDGCDRCAAEVRALSEDAVRLAWSTAAPAPAALRERVLAAVRGTPQEPAPGRGPARRLPPHVWGVQPPPERSRASRPRPLLVPFATATAAAALVVASLFAVQADRTRDELDAARDRAREIAHVLAAPDARATSGEDARGRGIGVVASASEGRAVVTLSGYGEPSGDRVHQLWLMRPGAVPRSLGLFDGDEPLVASALDRSATSLAVTVEPDGGSARPTSRPVVQLTLGSVGFGE; translated from the coding sequence ATGAGCCTCTTCGGCCGGCTGCCGCGCCGCGGCGACCTCCACTCGCTCGCCGCCCCCTACGCCCTGGACGCCCTGGAAGGAGCCGAACGGGTCCGCTTCGAACGGCACCTGGACGGATGCGACCGCTGCGCCGCCGAGGTGCGGGCGCTGTCCGAGGACGCCGTCCGGCTGGCCTGGTCCACGGCCGCCCCGGCGCCGGCCGCCCTGCGGGAGCGGGTCCTGGCCGCCGTCCGCGGCACTCCGCAGGAGCCGGCGCCCGGGCGGGGGCCCGCGCGCCGGCTGCCGCCGCATGTGTGGGGTGTACAGCCGCCGCCGGAGCGCTCCCGCGCGTCCCGGCCGCGCCCCCTGCTCGTGCCCTTCGCCACGGCGACGGCCGCCGCGGCGCTCGTGGTCGCCTCGCTCTTCGCCGTGCAGGCGGACCGCACGCGGGACGAGCTGGACGCCGCGCGCGACCGGGCGCGTGAGATCGCCCACGTTCTGGCCGCTCCGGACGCCCGCGCGACGAGCGGCGAGGACGCCCGGGGCCGCGGCATCGGAGTTGTCGCCTCCGCGTCCGAGGGGCGCGCGGTCGTCACCCTGAGCGGGTACGGCGAGCCGTCCGGCGACCGCGTGCACCAACTGTGGCTCATGCGCCCCGGCGCCGTGCCGCGCTCCCTCGGGCTGTTCGACGGCGACGAGCCCCTGGTCGCCTCCGCCCTGGACCGGTCCGCCACGTCACTGGCGGTGACGGTCGAGCCCGACGGGGGCTCGGCCCGGCCGACGAGCAGACCGGTTGTCCAACTCACCCTGGGATCTGTCGGATTCGGAGAGTAA
- a CDS encoding type ISP restriction/modification enzyme — protein MPSVTHDDAPPLADLMPWSVAPPRLGRGWPTAPDAASLKARWNTLVKAEGPDREALFEPTRSRTPHTAVGRLPGGSGGTERLARASGPCPEPVRVLRAPFDEQWLIPDHRLIDAARPELWRVADERQVFVAAAPGAAGPPLLVATSRLPLLGGTRVRPLYRRPGGAEPNLAPGLLDHLAARLGRRPEPVDVLAWAVATVREDSLVPLTADPALWERGVGLGRRVLWLMRRDGERPRLPGGRRPYVRAPLPARPLTLRYDRDEEALYLDEGRVSPVPPGAWDFEVGGARVLEQWFAARAAEGEPGTLAAIRPATWPQAWTSELLELITVLALLAEVRPRCRELTVTDEITSAELREAGVLPVPPAARRPASVLDGREEGPEGQLALL, from the coding sequence ATGCCCAGCGTGACGCACGACGACGCTCCGCCGCTGGCGGACCTCATGCCGTGGTCCGTCGCACCGCCGCGGCTCGGCCGGGGGTGGCCGACGGCGCCCGACGCGGCGTCCCTCAAAGCCCGCTGGAACACTCTGGTCAAGGCCGAGGGCCCCGACCGCGAGGCCCTGTTCGAGCCGACGCGCTCGCGGACACCGCACACGGCGGTCGGGCGGCTGCCGGGCGGGTCGGGTGGCACCGAGAGGCTGGCGCGCGCCTCGGGGCCGTGTCCGGAACCGGTCCGTGTGCTGCGCGCGCCCTTCGACGAGCAATGGCTGATTCCCGACCACCGGCTGATCGACGCGGCCCGTCCGGAGCTGTGGCGGGTGGCGGACGAACGGCAGGTCTTCGTGGCGGCGGCGCCCGGCGCCGCAGGCCCTCCCCTGCTGGTCGCCACCTCGCGGCTGCCACTGCTCGGCGGGACCCGGGTGCGCCCGCTGTACCGACGCCCCGGCGGCGCGGAGCCGAACCTGGCCCCCGGTCTCCTGGACCACCTGGCCGCCCGGCTCGGCCGACGTCCGGAGCCGGTGGACGTGCTGGCCTGGGCGGTGGCGACCGTGCGGGAGGACTCCCTGGTGCCGCTCACCGCGGACCCCGCGCTGTGGGAGCGCGGGGTGGGCCTGGGCCGGCGCGTCCTTTGGCTGATGCGCCGCGACGGCGAGCGCCCCAGACTGCCCGGCGGCCGTCGCCCGTACGTCCGCGCCCCGCTGCCCGCGCGCCCGTTGACCCTGCGCTACGACCGGGACGAGGAGGCCCTGTACCTGGACGAGGGCCGCGTCTCCCCCGTGCCGCCCGGCGCCTGGGACTTCGAGGTGGGCGGCGCACGGGTGCTGGAGCAGTGGTTCGCGGCCCGCGCCGCCGAGGGCGAGCCGGGCACACTGGCGGCGATCCGCCCGGCCACCTGGCCGCAGGCCTGGACGTCCGAGCTGCTGGAACTGATCACGGTCCTCGCCCTGCTCGCCGAGGTGCGGCCGCGGTGCCGGGAACTGACCGTGACGGACGAGATCACGTCGGCCGAGCTGCGCGAGGCGGGTGTACTGCCGGTGCCCCCGGCGGCCCGTCGGCCGGCCTCCGTCCTGGACGGCCGGGAGGAGGGGCCGGAGGGGCAGCTCGCGCTGCTGTAG
- a CDS encoding DUF4331 domain-containing protein produces MTPISGSGGARRRGVATLVCGALAAGGLAAAGVTALEPGAASASSHREAPLISGNPQYDNTDLYAFVSPDRPDTTTLVANWIPFEEPAGGPNFFTFAQDAQYDLHVDNDGDAQDDLVFRYTFTTHTKNDKTFLYNTGPVTSLDDPDLNITQTYDIDLIKLHEGKEESRTTIAHEVPVAPSNVGKASMPDYGALRDQAVHELAGGAKTFAGQADDPFFLDLRVFDLLYGGNLSEVGNDTLAGYNVNSIALQVPTDMIVESAEQPVVGIWSTTRRKNAQGEFTQVSRLGNPLVNEVVNPLKDKDTFNASAPADDARFLRNVTHPELPKLIEAIYEIEAIYEIEAPAEPRDDLVDVFLKGVEDLNRPPHVTPSEQLRLNTSVAPAAEPGRLGVLDGDNAGFPNGRRLTDDVLDAALQVVEGELVGAPNDLGDAVDANDKEFGKAFPYVANPTEGSRGPLADGTGEGNGVRNQLGDALRPADADDTTLIAASAGAGAVGILLIGGALAWWRRMRGRAY; encoded by the coding sequence ATGACACCTATCTCCGGAAGCGGTGGCGCACGGCGCCGGGGCGTCGCCACGCTGGTCTGCGGCGCGCTGGCCGCCGGAGGGCTCGCGGCCGCCGGCGTGACCGCGCTGGAACCGGGGGCGGCGTCCGCCTCCAGCCACCGGGAGGCCCCGCTGATATCGGGGAACCCGCAGTACGACAACACGGATCTGTACGCCTTCGTGAGCCCGGACCGGCCGGACACCACGACGCTCGTCGCCAACTGGATCCCGTTCGAGGAACCGGCCGGCGGGCCGAACTTCTTCACCTTCGCGCAGGACGCCCAGTACGACCTCCACGTCGACAACGACGGCGACGCGCAGGACGACCTGGTGTTCCGGTACACGTTCACCACGCACACGAAGAACGACAAGACGTTCCTCTACAACACGGGCCCCGTCACCAGCCTCGACGACCCGGACCTCAACATCACCCAGACCTACGACATCGACCTCATCAAGCTGCACGAGGGGAAGGAGGAGTCCCGGACGACGATCGCCCACGAGGTGCCGGTGGCACCGTCGAACGTCGGCAAGGCGTCGATGCCGGACTACGGGGCTCTGCGTGACCAGGCGGTCCACGAGCTGGCCGGCGGGGCGAAGACGTTCGCGGGGCAGGCCGACGACCCGTTCTTCCTGGATCTGCGCGTCTTCGACCTGCTGTACGGCGGGAACCTGTCCGAGGTCGGAAACGACACCCTCGCGGGGTACAACGTCAACTCGATCGCCCTCCAGGTCCCGACCGACATGATCGTGGAGTCGGCGGAGCAGCCGGTCGTGGGCATCTGGTCGACCACGCGGCGCAAGAACGCCCAGGGCGAGTTCACCCAGGTCTCGCGGCTCGGCAACCCGCTGGTGAACGAGGTCGTCAACCCGCTGAAGGACAAGGACACCTTCAACGCGTCCGCACCCGCGGACGACGCGCGGTTCCTGCGGAACGTCACCCATCCCGAGCTGCCGAAGCTCATCGAGGCGATCTACGAGATCGAGGCGATCTACGAGATCGAGGCGCCCGCCGAGCCGCGCGACGACCTCGTCGACGTGTTCCTCAAGGGCGTCGAGGACCTCAACCGGCCGCCCCACGTCACCCCCTCCGAGCAGCTACGCCTGAACACCTCCGTCGCACCGGCCGCCGAGCCCGGACGTCTCGGCGTCCTCGACGGCGACAACGCGGGCTTCCCCAACGGGCGCAGGCTGACCGACGACGTGCTCGACGCCGCGCTCCAGGTGGTCGAGGGTGAGCTGGTCGGTGCCCCGAACGACCTGGGCGACGCGGTCGACGCCAACGACAAGGAGTTCGGGAAGGCCTTCCCGTACGTGGCGAACCCGACCGAGGGTTCACGCGGCCCGCTCGCCGACGGCACCGGCGAGGGCAACGGCGTGCGCAACCAGTTGGGCGACGCGCTGCGGCCGGCCGACGCCGACGACACGACCCTCATCGCCGCCTCCGCGGGCGCCGGGGCCGTCGGCATCCTGCTGATCGGCGGCGCCCTGGCGTGGTGGCGCCGCATGCGAGGCCGGGCCTACTGA
- a CDS encoding GntR family transcriptional regulator, with the protein MTSFAPDSIVLNRKLPLWYQVSQSLRASILGRSPRDPLRLPTEEQLAGHYGVSVLTMRQALKELEDEGLITRHRRRGTFIEPDARRGAPVQLLGSVDAIVAQQSGMKAELLGHGTGPVPPELAEFFPDLAETATYHRLRCDESTGEPTNHAHNYVRPEVAARIDVDDLARWPMTKVLRDVVGVDISRITDTVEARLADPETARLLEVPLLSPILHYTGITYDTAGRVLDVAVIHYRGDRFSFTVTLDAT; encoded by the coding sequence CGCAGTCGCTGCGCGCCTCGATACTCGGCCGCTCGCCCCGGGACCCGCTGCGCCTGCCCACGGAGGAGCAGTTGGCCGGTCACTACGGGGTGAGCGTGCTGACCATGCGGCAGGCGCTGAAGGAACTCGAGGACGAGGGGCTCATCACGCGTCACCGCCGGCGCGGCACGTTCATCGAGCCCGACGCCCGGCGGGGCGCCCCGGTGCAACTGCTGGGCTCGGTGGACGCGATCGTGGCGCAGCAGTCCGGCATGAAGGCCGAGCTGCTGGGCCACGGCACCGGCCCCGTGCCGCCCGAACTGGCCGAGTTCTTCCCGGACCTGGCCGAGACGGCGACGTACCACCGGCTGCGCTGCGACGAGTCGACGGGCGAGCCCACGAACCACGCCCACAACTACGTCCGTCCCGAAGTCGCCGCCCGCATCGACGTGGACGACCTGGCCCGCTGGCCGATGACCAAGGTGCTGCGGGACGTGGTGGGGGTGGACATCAGCCGGATCACGGACACCGTCGAGGCACGGCTCGCGGACCCGGAGACGGCGCGGCTGCTCGAAGTCCCGCTGCTCAGCCCGATCCTGCACTACACGGGCATCACGTACGACACGGCGGGGCGGGTGCTGGACGTGGCGGTCATCCACTACCGGGGGGACCGCTTCTCCTTCACGGTCACCCTGGATGCCACGTGA
- a CDS encoding sigma-70 family RNA polymerase sigma factor: MEADELLMLVADGDQKAFEELYGLVSGPVFGLVRRVVRDRAQSEEVAQEVLLELWRSAARFDPRRGSALSWILTVAHRRAVDRVRSARAAGEREQREARRAHHPAFDQVSEEVEAGLEREWVRRCLDRLTALQRQSVTLAYYDGYTYREVAERLSLPLGTVKTRMRDGLNRLRDCLGGVA; the protein is encoded by the coding sequence GTGGAGGCGGACGAGCTGCTGATGCTCGTGGCGGACGGCGACCAGAAGGCCTTCGAGGAGCTGTACGGGCTGGTCTCCGGGCCGGTGTTCGGACTCGTACGGCGCGTGGTGCGCGACCGGGCCCAGTCGGAGGAGGTGGCGCAGGAGGTGCTGCTCGAACTCTGGCGGTCCGCCGCGCGGTTCGACCCGCGCCGGGGGAGCGCCCTGTCCTGGATCCTCACCGTCGCCCACCGCCGCGCCGTCGACCGGGTGCGCAGCGCCCGTGCGGCCGGTGAACGCGAGCAGCGCGAGGCCCGCCGCGCCCACCACCCCGCTTTCGACCAGGTCTCGGAGGAGGTCGAGGCGGGTCTGGAACGCGAGTGGGTGCGCCGCTGCCTGGACCGGCTGACCGCACTGCAGCGGCAGTCGGTCACCCTCGCCTACTACGACGGCTACACCTACCGGGAAGTGGCCGAGCGCCTCTCCCTTCCGCTGGGCACGGTGAAGACACGCATGAGAGACGGACTCAACCGCCTGCGCGACTGCCTGGGAGGTGTCGCATGA